One part of the Vanessa cardui chromosome 2, ilVanCard2.1, whole genome shotgun sequence genome encodes these proteins:
- the LOC124542825 gene encoding uncharacterized protein LOC124542825 yields MLPFLLFLICCRSLAADEDSDDSGDSGMSLVASLRNDANLDLSVDEEYEDLRAELLAYHSALASLVPSRRSMISTSCWRHGGICISYKLCPGYRQLTEVPGCKNRFNVCCFVWNKYEVRDLKDKGIGNIAFPWSQKQEYGGEGVIQVTPKTRKKRKKENATNTETSKTKLSVINIIE; encoded by the exons ATGTTGCCTTTTCTGCTGTTTTTAATATGCTGTCGATCGCTTGCTGCGGATGAGGATTCTGATGACAGCGGCGACTCGGGAATGAGTTTAGTGGCATCTCTAAGAAATGACGCCAACCTAGATCTTTCGGTCGACGAAGAATACGAAGATTTACGAGCGGAATTGCTAGCTTATCACAGCGCGCTCGCTTCGCTTGTCCCGTCTCGAA GATCAATGATCTCCACATCGTGCTGGCGTCATGGTGGCATTTGCATTAGTTATAAGCTTTGCCCCGGCTACCGACAACTGACTGAAGTCCCAGGATGTAAAAACAGATTCAATGTATGCTGTTTCGTTTGGAATAAATATGAAGTAAGGGATTTAAAGGATAAAGGGATCGGCAATATTGCTTTCCCTTGGAGTCAGAAACAAGAGTACGGAGGAGAGGGCGTGATACAAGTAACGCCAAAAACTCGTAAAAAACGGAAGAAGGAAAACGCTACGAATACAGAAACATCTAAAACGAAACtctctgtaataaatataattgaataa